A stretch of Leisingera sp. S132 DNA encodes these proteins:
- a CDS encoding enoyl-CoA hydratase: MAILERHDTGAIARLTMNTPEKLNALSDEMLAALQQQIDALREDSRIKVVILSGAGKAFCAGHDIKQMTAGRTGEDGGKGYFQDLFARCTSVMTGLQSLPQPVIAQVHGIATAAGCQLVASCDLAVAAEGTRFGVNGVNIGLFCSTPMVALSRNIPRKQAFELLTTGEFVEAARAVELGLANRAVPLEDLEAETTRLAETIASKLGAAVKIGKQAFYEQLQMPLDQAYAYTSRVIVENLMHRDTIEGMAAFIEKRAPDWQE; the protein is encoded by the coding sequence ATGGCAATTCTGGAACGTCACGACACAGGTGCAATTGCGCGGCTCACCATGAACACGCCGGAGAAGCTGAACGCGCTGTCGGATGAGATGCTGGCCGCGCTGCAGCAACAGATCGATGCCTTGCGCGAAGACAGCCGCATCAAGGTTGTGATCCTGTCCGGTGCAGGCAAGGCGTTCTGCGCTGGCCATGATATCAAGCAGATGACCGCGGGCCGCACTGGCGAGGACGGCGGCAAGGGGTATTTCCAGGATCTGTTTGCGCGCTGCACAAGCGTGATGACGGGGCTGCAATCCCTGCCCCAGCCCGTCATTGCCCAAGTTCACGGTATTGCCACCGCGGCGGGCTGCCAGCTGGTGGCCTCTTGCGATCTGGCGGTGGCGGCGGAGGGCACCCGGTTCGGCGTCAACGGCGTGAACATCGGCTTGTTCTGCTCCACCCCGATGGTGGCGCTGTCACGGAATATCCCGCGCAAACAAGCGTTCGAGCTGCTGACCACCGGCGAGTTCGTCGAGGCCGCGCGCGCCGTGGAACTCGGCCTGGCCAACCGTGCCGTGCCGCTGGAGGACTTGGAGGCCGAGACCACGCGGCTGGCGGAAACCATTGCCTCCAAACTCGGAGCGGCTGTGAAGATCGGCAAGCAGGCGTTCTACGAGCAGCTGCAGATGCCGCTGGACCAAGCCTATGCCTATACCAGCCGCGTGATTGTCGAAAACCTGATGCACCGCGACACCATCGAAGGCATGGCCGCCTTTATCGAAAAGCGCGCGCCTGACTGGCAGGAGTGA
- a CDS encoding PaaI family thioesterase — MALAFDVAGLTEYLHEIFPQVRDDFAIETMEENHLRMRLLTAEKHLRPGGTVSGPSMFALADCAVYALILAHLGQEALAVTTNCSLDFMRKPAAGADLIGEARLLKLGRVLAVADVLIYSEGMAEPVARASMTYSIPPKR, encoded by the coding sequence ATGGCGCTGGCATTTGATGTCGCAGGTCTGACGGAATACCTGCATGAGATTTTTCCGCAGGTGCGGGATGACTTTGCCATCGAAACGATGGAGGAAAATCACCTCCGGATGCGGCTCTTGACGGCAGAGAAGCACCTGCGGCCCGGCGGCACGGTGTCCGGCCCATCGATGTTTGCGCTGGCCGATTGCGCGGTCTACGCGCTGATCCTGGCGCATCTGGGGCAGGAGGCGCTGGCCGTGACCACCAATTGCTCGCTCGATTTCATGCGCAAGCCCGCGGCCGGTGCTGACCTCATTGGCGAGGCGCGGCTGCTGAAGCTGGGCCGTGTGCTGGCGGTGGCCGATGTGCTGATCTATTCCGAGGGCATGGCAGAGCCGGTGGCCCGCGCCTCGATGACCTATTCGATCCCGCCGAAACGCTAA
- the asd gene encoding archaetidylserine decarboxylase (Phosphatidylserine decarboxylase is synthesized as a single chain precursor. Generation of the pyruvoyl active site from a Ser is coupled to cleavage of a Gly-Ser bond between the larger (beta) and smaller (alpha chains). It is an integral membrane protein.) codes for MQRDPILVVDRETGETFEEAVLGEKWIRWAYQNASARPVEKLLFRSSLISRLMGAWFDSRFSKSKIAAVVDELSIDMSEATAPADSYGCFNDFFVRHLRPEARPFSADPKDIVSPADGRVLVFPELAEDVFVPVKGYPMSVRTMLPGIAERFIGGALAIVRLCPADYHRYHFPAAGRITAAQGVPGALHSVNPIALGAGPDVFGENKRTWTLIETENLGSYCFVEVGAFGVGSIVNTRTSGTVQKMDEKGYFKFGGSTVVVVFEPGKVQFSDDLVANSAKGRETLVKVGQPFATAL; via the coding sequence ATGCAGCGCGACCCCATTCTTGTTGTAGACCGCGAGACCGGCGAGACCTTTGAAGAGGCGGTGCTGGGCGAAAAATGGATCCGCTGGGCCTATCAGAACGCCAGTGCACGGCCGGTGGAAAAGCTGCTGTTCCGCTCCTCCCTGATCAGCCGGCTGATGGGCGCCTGGTTCGATTCCCGGTTCTCCAAGAGCAAGATCGCCGCAGTGGTTGACGAGCTATCCATCGACATGAGCGAGGCCACCGCCCCGGCGGACAGCTATGGCTGCTTCAACGACTTCTTCGTGCGCCATCTGAGGCCAGAAGCCCGCCCCTTCAGCGCGGACCCGAAAGACATTGTATCGCCGGCTGATGGCCGGGTGCTGGTGTTCCCGGAACTGGCAGAGGACGTGTTTGTTCCGGTCAAGGGCTATCCGATGTCGGTGCGCACCATGCTGCCCGGCATTGCGGAGCGATTCATCGGCGGTGCGCTGGCGATCGTGCGCCTGTGCCCGGCGGACTACCACCGCTACCACTTCCCGGCCGCGGGCCGCATCACCGCAGCACAGGGCGTTCCCGGCGCACTGCATTCGGTCAACCCGATTGCACTAGGCGCGGGGCCGGATGTTTTCGGCGAGAACAAGCGGACCTGGACGCTGATCGAAACCGAGAACCTGGGCAGCTACTGCTTTGTCGAGGTCGGCGCCTTTGGCGTCGGCTCCATCGTCAACACCCGCACTTCGGGCACCGTGCAGAAGATGGACGAGAAGGGCTATTTCAAGTTCGGCGGCTCCACCGTGGTGGTGGTATTCGAGCCGGGCAAAGTGCAGTTCTCCGATGATCTGGTCGCCAACAGCGCCAAAGGCCGGGAAACCCTGGTCAAGGTGGGTCAGCCTTTCGCCACCGCCCTTTAG
- a CDS encoding DUF1127 domain-containing protein: MAQHMQMAQSNMSYLNSRPALPVLAQWAVSFAVLVTKWSLRHRTRTHLKHLSDTQLKDIGLSREDAHYEATLPFWRP; encoded by the coding sequence ATGGCACAGCATATGCAAATGGCACAATCGAACATGTCCTATCTGAACAGCCGCCCGGCCCTGCCGGTGCTGGCGCAATGGGCCGTCTCCTTTGCCGTGCTGGTGACCAAGTGGAGCCTGCGCCATCGCACACGAACCCATTTGAAACACCTGAGCGACACGCAGCTGAAAGACATCGGGCTGTCCCGTGAAGACGCCCATTATGAAGCCACTCTTCCGTTCTGGCGCCCGTGA
- the rplM gene encoding 50S ribosomal protein L13, with protein sequence MKTFSATPADIEKKWILIDAEGVVLGRLASIVAMRLRGKHKASFTPHMDMGDNVIIINADKVQMTGKKREEHFYWHTGHPGGIKSRTKQEILEGAHPERVVTQAVKRMLPGNRLSRQQMTNLRVYAGAEHPHEAQAPEVLDVASMNKKNTRS encoded by the coding sequence ATGAAAACCTTCTCTGCTACTCCGGCAGATATCGAGAAGAAGTGGATCCTGATCGACGCCGAGGGCGTTGTTCTGGGCCGTCTTGCCTCGATCGTTGCCATGCGCCTGCGCGGCAAGCACAAAGCGTCCTTCACTCCGCATATGGACATGGGCGACAACGTCATCATCATCAACGCCGACAAGGTGCAGATGACCGGCAAGAAGCGCGAAGAGCACTTCTACTGGCACACCGGCCACCCGGGCGGCATCAAGTCGCGCACCAAACAGGAAATCCTGGAAGGTGCACACCCGGAGCGCGTTGTGACCCAAGCCGTCAAGCGTATGCTGCCGGGCAACCGCCTGTCGCGTCAGCAAATGACCAACCTGCGCGTTTACGCTGGTGCCGAGCACCCGCACGAAGCCCAGGCACCTGAAGTTCTGGATGTTGCATCCATGAACAAGAAAAACACCCGGAGCTGA
- the rpsI gene encoding 30S ribosomal protein S9, translating into MADQINTLEELAAATGVEAVAEETIAREPVRDELGRSYATGKRKDAVARVWIKPGSGKVEVNGKEINKYFARPVLQMILRQPFQVAGVEGEFDVYATVKGGGLSGQAGAVKHGISKALQLYDPSLRGALKAAGFLTRDSRVVERKKYGKAKARRSFQFSKR; encoded by the coding sequence ATGGCTGATCAGATCAACACTCTTGAAGAGCTCGCAGCTGCAACCGGTGTGGAAGCAGTGGCTGAAGAAACCATCGCGCGTGAGCCGGTTCGTGACGAACTAGGCCGCTCCTATGCCACCGGCAAGCGCAAAGACGCTGTTGCCCGCGTCTGGATCAAGCCGGGCTCCGGCAAGGTCGAGGTGAACGGCAAGGAAATCAACAAGTACTTCGCCCGTCCGGTGCTGCAGATGATCCTGCGCCAGCCGTTCCAGGTTGCCGGCGTCGAAGGCGAGTTTGACGTCTACGCCACCGTCAAAGGCGGCGGCCTGTCCGGTCAGGCCGGTGCGGTCAAGCACGGCATTTCCAAAGCCCTGCAGCTGTACGATCCGTCGCTGCGCGGCGCGCTGAAAGCGGCCGGCTTCCTGACCCGCGACAGCCGCGTTGTGGAACGTAAGAAATACGGTAAGGCCAAAGCCCGCCGTTCGTTCCAGTTCTCCAAGCGCTAA
- a CDS encoding CatB-related O-acetyltransferase: MTSPDQFKTAPIGNGKLEIGRFTHGYEDLEIEGQGDGANVMVGSFCSIGRGVRVMLDQSPALDRISAFPFGEAFTSHLGGSGTHVPQPVCRDVVIGNDVWIGANATLLGGVTIGDGAVISPNATVTGDVGAYEVWAGNPAQLVRKRFDSAVCEKLLALRWWDLPLPLIQEMAPLLSTQPTLDLIEGLQCIVSDLVTFTDESAA; encoded by the coding sequence ATGACATCACCAGACCAATTCAAGACTGCCCCGATCGGCAACGGAAAACTGGAAATCGGCCGCTTCACCCATGGCTATGAGGATCTGGAGATCGAGGGGCAGGGCGATGGTGCCAATGTGATGGTGGGCTCCTTCTGTTCGATCGGGCGCGGTGTCCGGGTGATGCTGGATCAGTCCCCAGCGCTGGACCGGATCTCTGCCTTTCCCTTCGGCGAAGCCTTTACCAGCCATCTGGGCGGGTCCGGCACTCATGTTCCGCAGCCGGTCTGCCGGGATGTGGTGATCGGCAATGACGTCTGGATCGGTGCCAATGCGACCTTGCTGGGCGGGGTGACGATTGGTGATGGCGCTGTGATCAGCCCCAATGCGACCGTAACCGGCGATGTCGGCGCCTATGAGGTCTGGGCCGGAAACCCGGCGCAGCTTGTGCGCAAGCGCTTCGACAGCGCGGTCTGCGAAAAACTTCTGGCGTTGCGCTGGTGGGATCTGCCGCTGCCGCTGATCCAGGAAATGGCCCCGCTGCTGTCCACACAGCCCACGCTGGACCTGATCGAGGGGTTGCAATGCATTGTCAGCGATCTGGTGACCTTCACGGACGAAAGCGCGGCCTGA
- a CDS encoding group 1 truncated hemoglobin — protein MPQTIYEKYGGFSAISRVVMTFYELALDSDQIGDYFADVDMARLIDHQTKFISSLLGGPASFSDDRLEAVHRALGISHEDFDEMGALLKEALEQHGLSEPDIRTTLSAIEGKRSIIVTREAA, from the coding sequence ATGCCGCAAACGATCTACGAGAAATACGGCGGGTTCAGCGCCATCAGCCGGGTCGTAATGACCTTTTACGAACTGGCGCTCGACTCCGACCAGATCGGCGACTACTTCGCCGATGTTGACATGGCGCGGCTGATTGATCACCAGACCAAGTTCATTTCCTCGCTGCTGGGCGGCCCGGCCTCCTTCAGCGACGACCGGCTGGAGGCGGTGCACAGAGCCCTGGGCATCAGCCACGAAGATTTCGACGAAATGGGCGCGCTGCTGAAAGAGGCGCTGGAACAGCATGGCCTGTCAGAGCCGGATATCCGCACCACGCTCAGCGCCATTGAGGGCAAACGCAGCATCATCGTCACCCGGGAAGCGGCATGA
- a CDS encoding adenylate/guanylate cyclase domain-containing protein, with amino-acid sequence MSIAAINEQLLRAIGVGVAVVRASDLGFVFHNQPFAEWFGTPGEGAALTDAIDGLQPEDLGPLCDEGLRYSAELKIKRKRRTLVFAINISQASHLNEALLVVECQNITRIRELESMIDSYSTMVERNTRELEREKERVERLLLNLMPRSVYEEFKTFGVVTPQLYPKVSVVMLDFVNFTDFASRTDPTVTLGELNDIFTAFDRIVEQYGCERIKTIGDAYLAVAGMPEPTPDHATAVAHCATRFLRYLDRRNQSHQHKWQARIGLGTGSAVGSVVGIQKYVYDVFGPAVNLASRLQVFANPMKIVAPEDMKDALSEEFHVTDIGPEDIKGIGEVNLVNVGDELSAPQPSGRF; translated from the coding sequence ATGAGCATTGCCGCCATCAATGAACAATTGCTGCGCGCAATTGGCGTCGGGGTGGCTGTGGTGCGGGCGTCAGATCTTGGTTTTGTCTTTCACAATCAGCCCTTTGCAGAATGGTTCGGCACTCCGGGCGAGGGCGCGGCGCTGACCGATGCTATCGACGGCCTGCAACCGGAGGACCTTGGGCCGCTCTGTGACGAGGGGCTGCGCTATTCGGCGGAGCTGAAGATCAAACGCAAGCGCCGCACGCTGGTGTTCGCCATCAACATCTCGCAAGCCAGCCACCTGAACGAGGCGCTGCTGGTGGTCGAATGCCAGAACATCACCCGCATCCGCGAGCTGGAGAGCATGATCGACAGCTATTCCACAATGGTGGAGCGTAACACCCGCGAACTGGAGCGCGAAAAAGAGCGGGTGGAGCGGCTGCTGCTGAACCTGATGCCGCGTTCTGTCTATGAGGAATTCAAGACCTTTGGCGTGGTCACCCCGCAGCTTTACCCCAAAGTGTCGGTGGTGATGCTGGATTTCGTGAATTTCACCGACTTTGCCTCCCGCACTGATCCGACGGTCACGCTGGGAGAGCTGAACGACATCTTCACCGCATTCGACCGCATCGTCGAGCAATACGGCTGCGAGCGGATCAAGACCATCGGTGACGCCTATCTGGCGGTTGCGGGCATGCCGGAGCCGACGCCGGACCATGCCACCGCCGTGGCCCATTGCGCCACCCGTTTCCTGCGCTACCTGGACCGGCGCAATCAAAGCCATCAGCACAAGTGGCAGGCGCGGATCGGCCTTGGCACCGGCTCTGCTGTGGGGTCGGTGGTGGGTATCCAGAAATACGTCTATGACGTCTTCGGCCCCGCAGTGAACCTCGCCTCGCGGCTGCAAGTCTTTGCCAACCCGATGAAAATCGTCGCGCCCGAGGATATGAAGGACGCCCTGTCAGAGGAATTCCACGTCACCGACATCGGCCCTGAGGACATCAAGGGCATCGGCGAGGTGAACCTCGTGAACGTTGGCGATGAGTTGAGCGCACCACAGCCCAGCGGCCGGTTCTAG
- a CDS encoding TetR/AcrR family transcriptional regulator: MPKRGYHHGNLRQALVEAALQLIEAKGPTGFTLSEAAKQAGVTPAAVYRHFEGREDLIAEASRQGYVMFADLMQHAYDKYQPSALAAFEATGRAYLAFARKHPGHYISMFESGISVNRTPELADAAARARGILERAAADLSQHIPAEKRPPASMFSAHVLAMSHGVVELYARNSPGAASPFPPEDLLESGIGIYLRGLGLIGPDN; this comes from the coding sequence ATGCCTAAACGCGGTTATCATCACGGCAACCTGCGCCAGGCGCTGGTCGAAGCCGCCCTGCAGCTGATCGAGGCCAAGGGGCCGACCGGCTTTACCCTGTCGGAGGCCGCCAAGCAGGCCGGTGTCACCCCGGCGGCGGTCTACCGCCATTTTGAAGGGCGCGAGGACCTGATCGCGGAAGCCTCGCGCCAGGGCTACGTGATGTTTGCCGACCTGATGCAGCATGCCTATGACAAGTATCAGCCCTCGGCTCTGGCAGCGTTTGAGGCGACGGGGCGGGCCTATCTGGCTTTTGCCCGCAAGCATCCCGGCCACTACATCTCTATGTTCGAAAGCGGCATCTCGGTGAACCGGACGCCGGAACTCGCCGATGCTGCCGCCCGTGCACGGGGCATTCTGGAGCGCGCCGCGGCGGACCTCAGCCAGCATATCCCGGCAGAGAAACGCCCGCCGGCCTCGATGTTCTCGGCCCATGTGCTGGCGATGAGCCATGGGGTGGTGGAGCTTTACGCGCGCAACTCTCCCGGTGCCGCCTCGCCGTTCCCGCCGGAGGATCTGCTGGAAAGCGGCATCGGCATCTACCTGCGCGGGCTGGGGCTGATCGGGCCGGACAACTAA
- the ppk2 gene encoding polyphosphate kinase 2, whose product MPLPFDGAISRFFQSGAPEEIREAIKGADKDEILSPSYPHRKLMKRKAYDKELEALQIELVKLQSWVKSSGARIAIVFEGRDAAGKGGTIKRFRENLNPRGARVVALSKPTEAEQTQWYFQRYVQQLPSGGEIVFFDRSWYNRGVVEKVFGFCTDQQRERFFDQVPGFEAALAEDGIHLFKFWLNVGRAEQLRRILARESDPLKQWKLSPIDVKGLEKWDGYSAAISETFARSHNAEAPWTIIRSDDKRRARLAAMRNVLHAIDYTSKDAKAIGALDTEICGGPDIWDA is encoded by the coding sequence ATGCCGCTGCCGTTTGACGGGGCCATCAGCCGCTTTTTTCAGAGCGGCGCACCGGAGGAGATCCGCGAGGCCATCAAGGGCGCGGACAAGGATGAAATCCTCAGCCCCAGCTATCCGCACAGGAAGCTGATGAAGCGCAAGGCCTATGACAAAGAGCTTGAGGCGCTGCAGATTGAACTGGTCAAGCTGCAGTCCTGGGTCAAATCCAGCGGTGCGCGGATTGCCATCGTCTTTGAGGGCCGCGACGCGGCCGGCAAGGGCGGCACCATCAAGCGGTTCCGCGAGAACCTGAACCCGCGCGGGGCGCGCGTCGTGGCGCTGTCCAAGCCCACCGAAGCGGAACAGACCCAGTGGTATTTTCAGCGCTATGTGCAGCAGCTGCCCTCGGGCGGCGAGATCGTGTTCTTCGACCGCAGCTGGTACAACCGCGGTGTGGTGGAAAAGGTGTTCGGTTTCTGTACGGATCAGCAGCGGGAGCGGTTCTTTGACCAGGTTCCTGGATTTGAAGCGGCTTTGGCAGAGGACGGCATCCACCTGTTCAAGTTCTGGCTGAACGTGGGCCGGGCCGAACAGCTGCGCCGCATTCTGGCACGCGAATCCGACCCGCTGAAACAGTGGAAGCTGAGCCCGATCGACGTGAAGGGGCTGGAGAAATGGGACGGCTACAGCGCTGCCATTTCAGAGACCTTCGCGCGCAGCCACAACGCCGAAGCGCCCTGGACAATCATCCGCTCGGATGACAAACGGCGGGCGCGGCTGGCGGCAATGCGCAACGTGCTGCACGCGATTGATTACACCAGCAAGGACGCCAAGGCCATCGGCGCTTTGGACACCGAAATATGCGGAGGCCCGGACATCTGGGATGCCTAA
- a CDS encoding alpha/beta fold hydrolase — MLIWAGLAVAAGAALTHWQAGRREAAAEARHPAQGQVLVVGSHRVHVVEMGQPKGSAPDLVLLHGSSGNTRDMTFRLAPALAEEFRILIFDRPGLGYSSPLNGTGATIRQQADVLRQAAAQMGAEKPVVLGQSYGGAVALAWAVDHPESVSALVSVSGVAYPWTTPLDPLYRLTSSRFGSAVAVPLLAAYVPDAVVSRSLQEIFAPQAVPEGYAEHFGTRLSLRRNSLRANARQRANLLEEVTELSQHYGRITVPLEVIHGTEDDLVSLNLHAEGLARNVDSARLTLLEGIGHMPQHVATEDVADAVRRAAERAHLR; from the coding sequence ATGCTGATCTGGGCAGGCCTTGCTGTGGCAGCGGGGGCTGCCCTGACCCACTGGCAGGCGGGCCGGCGCGAAGCCGCTGCTGAGGCCCGCCACCCGGCGCAAGGCCAGGTTCTGGTGGTAGGCAGCCACCGGGTGCATGTGGTGGAGATGGGGCAGCCCAAGGGCAGCGCGCCGGATCTGGTGCTGCTGCATGGCTCCAGCGGAAACACCCGCGACATGACGTTCCGGCTGGCGCCGGCGCTGGCGGAGGAGTTCCGCATCCTGATCTTCGACCGCCCGGGCCTGGGCTATTCCAGCCCGTTGAACGGCACGGGCGCAACCATTCGCCAGCAGGCGGACGTGCTGCGCCAGGCCGCAGCGCAGATGGGGGCCGAGAAGCCCGTCGTGCTGGGCCAAAGCTATGGCGGTGCTGTGGCGCTGGCCTGGGCGGTGGATCACCCCGAAAGCGTCTCTGCCCTGGTTTCGGTATCCGGGGTGGCTTACCCGTGGACAACACCGCTGGATCCGCTCTACCGCCTCACCTCCTCGCGCTTTGGCAGTGCGGTGGCGGTGCCGCTGCTGGCGGCTTATGTGCCGGATGCCGTGGTCAGCCGCTCCCTGCAGGAGATCTTTGCCCCGCAAGCGGTGCCGGAGGGATACGCGGAACACTTTGGCACCCGCCTGTCGCTGCGGCGCAACTCGCTCAGGGCCAATGCCAGGCAGCGGGCGAACCTGCTGGAGGAAGTGACGGAGCTTTCACAGCATTATGGCCGCATCACGGTGCCGCTGGAGGTGATCCACGGCACCGAGGATGATCTGGTCAGCCTCAATCTCCATGCCGAAGGGCTGGCCCGCAACGTGGACAGCGCGCGCCTGACGCTGCTGGAAGGCATCGGCCACATGCCGCAGCACGTCGCAACGGAAGATGTCGCCGATGCGGTGCGCCGCGCGGCGGAACGCGCGCATTTGCGTTAA
- the metA gene encoding homoserine O-succinyltransferase, with amino-acid sequence MPIKIPADLPAYDVLTNEGVMVMSPDQAARQDIRALRIGLLNLMPKKIQTENQFARLIGATPLQIELSLIRMTEHQTKNTAAEHMEEFYHSFQEVKHEKFDGLIITGAPIEHLDFAEVTYWDEMREVFEWTQNNVHSTFGVCWGGMAMINHFHGVKKHMLDHKAFGCFRHQNLAPASPYLRGFSDDFVIPVSRWTEMKQAEVDTAEGLRTLLGSDEVGPCLIEDKAHRALYIFNHFEYDSDTLKQEYDRDVANGTPINVPGNYYPDDDPSRQPQNRWRSHAHLLYGNWINEIYQTTPYELDEIGR; translated from the coding sequence ATGCCCATCAAGATCCCCGCTGACCTGCCCGCCTATGACGTTCTGACGAACGAAGGCGTGATGGTCATGTCGCCGGATCAGGCGGCACGCCAGGATATCCGGGCGCTGCGCATCGGGCTCCTGAACCTGATGCCCAAGAAGATCCAGACCGAGAACCAGTTTGCCCGGCTGATCGGTGCCACACCTCTGCAGATCGAGCTGAGCCTGATCCGGATGACCGAGCATCAGACCAAGAACACCGCGGCTGAGCACATGGAGGAGTTCTATCACTCTTTCCAGGAGGTGAAGCACGAGAAGTTCGACGGGCTGATCATCACCGGCGCCCCGATCGAGCATCTGGACTTTGCAGAGGTCACCTATTGGGACGAGATGCGCGAGGTGTTCGAGTGGACCCAGAACAACGTGCATTCGACCTTTGGCGTCTGCTGGGGCGGCATGGCGATGATCAACCATTTCCATGGCGTGAAGAAGCATATGCTGGACCACAAGGCGTTCGGCTGCTTCCGGCACCAGAACCTGGCACCGGCCTCGCCGTACTTGCGAGGGTTCTCGGATGATTTCGTGATTCCGGTCAGCCGCTGGACGGAGATGAAGCAAGCGGAGGTCGATACCGCCGAGGGGCTCAGGACGCTGCTGGGCAGCGACGAGGTCGGACCCTGCCTGATTGAGGACAAGGCGCACCGGGCGCTCTATATCTTCAACCATTTTGAGTACGACAGCGATACGCTGAAGCAGGAATACGACCGCGACGTGGCCAATGGCACCCCGATCAACGTGCCGGGCAACTATTACCCGGACGATGATCCCAGCCGCCAGCCGCAGAACCGCTGGCGCAGCCATGCGCATCTTCTCTATGGCAACTGGATCAATGAGATTTACCAGACGACGCCTTATGAGCTGGATGAGATCGGCCGCTAG
- a CDS encoding ATPase — translation MLYSSAQDWRDAPSKRVLFFGMSGLGKTYVSNVLRGAGSWFHYSIDYRIGTRYMGEYIADNAKAEAMKVPFLRELLLTDSIFIGSNITFENLRPVSAYLGKPGDTTKGGLPIAEYKRRQEQFRVAEIRALLDTEYFEGRAQQLYGYPHFICDTGGSICEWVDANDPNDQILSELSKHTLMVWIKGSEEHTAELVRRFDRAPKPMSYQPEFLNRVWQEYLKENKISEADVDPDAFIRWTYAQALAHRQPRYQAMADNWGVTVTASQISAVKDEAGFVDLIAKALEARG, via the coding sequence ATGCTCTACTCTTCCGCACAGGACTGGCGCGACGCCCCCAGCAAACGGGTGCTGTTCTTTGGCATGTCCGGGCTTGGCAAAACCTATGTCAGCAACGTTCTGCGCGGGGCCGGCAGTTGGTTCCACTATTCCATCGATTACCGCATCGGCACCCGCTACATGGGTGAATACATCGCCGACAACGCCAAGGCCGAGGCGATGAAAGTGCCGTTCCTGCGCGAACTGCTGCTGACGGATTCGATCTTCATCGGCTCCAACATCACATTTGAAAACCTGCGCCCGGTCTCAGCCTATCTGGGCAAGCCCGGCGACACCACCAAGGGCGGCCTTCCGATTGCCGAGTACAAACGCCGCCAGGAACAGTTCCGGGTAGCGGAAATCCGGGCGCTTCTGGACACCGAGTATTTCGAAGGCCGCGCGCAGCAGCTCTATGGCTATCCGCATTTCATCTGCGACACCGGCGGGTCGATCTGCGAATGGGTCGATGCCAATGATCCGAACGACCAGATCCTGTCCGAGCTGAGCAAGCACACGCTGATGGTCTGGATAAAGGGCAGCGAGGAACACACCGCAGAGCTGGTGCGCCGTTTTGACCGCGCGCCCAAGCCGATGTCCTATCAGCCGGAATTCCTGAACCGCGTCTGGCAGGAATACCTTAAGGAAAACAAGATATCTGAGGCGGATGTCGACCCCGATGCCTTTATCCGCTGGACCTATGCCCAGGCGCTGGCGCACCGCCAGCCGCGCTATCAGGCGATGGCGGACAATTGGGGCGTCACGGTGACTGCCAGCCAGATCTCTGCCGTCAAGGATGAGGCCGGTTTCGTGGATTTGATCGCCAAGGCCCTTGAGGCCCGCGGCTAA